GTTCGTGCGCCCCTGGCGCGACGGCATGACCTATCCCGAGTACAACGTCACCTTCACATGGGCGTGTGCCGCGCTCGCCGCGTACTGGGCCGTCATGGTGCTCACAGGCCGTATGCAGGTCCGCTTTGTGCTCCCCGTTTCCTTGCTCGCCCTCTTTCTGCTCGTCGCAATCGTCACGGCAGCCTACACAATCCAGTACGACCGCACCTACCGCGCCCTGATTACGTGGAGCGGCCACCTGCTCCTCTTCTGTGCCGCCGCGAACGGCCTGCGCTCGCGCACGTCCATCGCCATCGTCATCGGCTTCCTCGCGATCACCACGATCGCGGAATCGCTGTGGGCCGTACTGCACGTCATGTACGTCATGCCCATGCAGCGCGCCGCCGTCATGAAGGACCCCACACTCCTGCAAACGTATTTCGACGCCCACTCCATCACCGCGGAACTCGCCGCGCGGTTGGAAAGCAACCGCGCATACGGTTCAATGCTGTTCGCCAACGCCCTCGCCTGCTGGCTCCTCACCGGCGTTCCGCTCGGCATCGCCGCCACCAACGGGCTCTACTTGCGCCTGAGCGAAACGCTGTCGCGCGCGCGCGAAACAGGGAAAGTCGCGCCCGAATCCGTGACCGAACGCACCCGCGTACTTTTCGCGACGTTGCTCGTCGGTGCGGCCGCATTCGTCGGCATCACGCTCTATTACATCATCTACTTCACCGTCTCGTATGGCCCGACGGCGGACATGGGCGCGCACATGGCGCGCTGGATGTTCTATTGCGCCGCACTGCCCTCCGCAATCACGATCGCCGCGTGGGTGTTCGCCTCGCGCTACGGCGCGAGCGCGCTCATGTTCGCCGTGTCCATGATCGTCTCCACGCTCTTCGGCCTCACCGCCGTTTACGGCCTCGGCGCGACGTATTCGCGCGGCGGAATGCTCGCCTGCGGCGGGGCGCTCATCGTCCTTGTGTTGCTCATGGTGCAACGCAAACCCGCCATTCAAATACAGGCCGCGCAACACACCGTCGCCATACTGCTCGTTCTCGCCTCCATGTTGCCGCTCGCGCACCTCGCCGTCGCCCAACAAGGCACTCCGCCAAACGCGCCGCAACGCGAACAGTCCGGGCCGAACATGAAGAACCTCACGGTCGAAGGCGTCAATCCGTCGTGGGACGCCATGACCGATCCAAACACCGCGCTCTTGCGCCTGGGCTACTGGATATCCGGCCTGCGCATGTTCGCCGCGCACCCAGTCACCGGCGTCGGTCTGGACAATTTCCCGACCGCCTATCCGCACTACCAGGTTCTCGGCGCAGGCGACGTAAAGTACGCGCACAACGATTATCTACAGTGCGCCAGCGAAACCGGCATCTTCGGCCTGCTCGCGTTCCTCGGGTTCTGGGGATACTTCGCCGTGTCGAACGCGCGCAGCATTCTCCGCGAAACCGACCGCGCGATGCGGTGGTTCCGCGCGGGAACCTTCGCCGGTGTCATCGGCTTTCTGCTGCACTCGTTCGTCGATTTCAATTTCTTCAACGCGAGCCTCGCCACGCTTGCGGTCGCATTGGCGGGGGTCTCCTTCGCATTCATGCCGGACTCCTCAACCAACGCCAGCCCGCGCGGTCGCGTCCTCGCCGTAGCCGTGCTCGCGCTCGTCGCGTGGACCGCATACGCGGGCAGCCGCGTCTCGAAGGCCGACGCCGCGCTGGGCCGCGAAGAAACCCGCCGCGTCCGGCTCATCGCTGCCGAACTCCTGCTGGGCGACGATCAGGGCAGGCGCAATCTTTCGATTCCGTTTGAGATGAAGGAACAGACTGTCGCACTACTCGTCGACGACGCCGCCGCGCGAGACACGATGGGAATCGTGATGATGCCGAACGGCCCGCAATCGCGTCGCCGCGCGCAACCCGGTGAAGAGTCGCACCCCGAAGCGCGCCGCTACATGCCGCCCGAGTCGCGGCCCGCCGTGCACAAGGCCGTGCTCGACGCAATTCCAAAATGGATCGCGCGCTGCGAAGAGGCCGACGCCGCGTATCCGCACGACCCCGACGTCAGCGCGCACATCGTCCAGTGGTACGACAAACTGCGCGAATACGCCCCCGACCAAAGCGAGCGGATTCGCGCGTCGGACGAAACGATCCGCTGGTGCGAGGTATGTATCGAACGCAGCCCGCTTCAGACCGCCTACTACGATGCCCTTGCAAAAGCGCTCTGGAGCCGCGCCGAACTCGAGACGTCCACGAAGCAGCTCGAGTACTACGACCGCGCCATCGAGAATTGGCGCATCCGCACCGAAATCTATCCCGTCAAGCCCGTCGTCTGGCGCGAATATGCCGCCAAGTGCATCGAGTACGGCAAGTCCCGCCTTGACGCCGGCGACTCCGAACCCGGCCAGAAGCTCATCGACGAAGGCGACCGCGCCAACAAACACGCCGACGACCTCGACGCGCAAATACAGAAGATCGCCCTCGGCAGGGGATGATCGTTCCACCGCCTTCTCGCGCTCGTGCTTCGTAATCGAGCATTTCACTTCGAGTCCGACGCATTCCCGCTCCCGTAGCCACATAAATTTCTGAATTGCGCTAATCTATGGAAGCAATCAACGGACTCCAACGGACCAAAAGCCTGAAATAGGTTGCGACTAAGACGATGTATACGGAAGACCAACGGTTCGCGCTGTGGGTGTATCTTGTGGCGATAGCGGTTACGTGCATCAGTCTTGCCGGACTGGTCATCGCGGCAAACACACCCAACGCCAACCCGGTACCCATCGCAACAGTGATCGTTGTCGCAGTACTGTGCGCGTTCTTGTGGGATGTGCTTGTTCTGCGGACGACCGTCAGCCGAGATGGCGTATATGTCCGTCTCGGGTGGCCAATCCCGATCTTCTGGACTCGCATTGGCGCCGGCCGCATTCGCGAAGCGCGCGTGGTCACCTATCGTCCGCTGCTCGACGCGGGCGGATGGGGCCTTCGATTCGGGCGGTTCGACGGGCGATTCGCGACGTTCTGGAACGCACGCGGCAACCGCGGCGTGATGATCGAGACGGACTCGCGCCGGTACGTGATCGGGTCGCAGTCGCCGGAGTTGCTGCATGCCGCGATCGAGTTGGTGCGCAATCGCGGCGCATGAGCACGGCGGTTTTGCCTAGACCACCCTACCGAATTCTTGAATATGA
The DNA window shown above is from Candidatus Hydrogenedentota bacterium and carries:
- a CDS encoding O-antigen ligase family protein, coding for MTVPTKSAPREGILKSLPPIEELVLAVGVGLIVFVRPWRDGMTYPEYNVTFTWACAALAAYWAVMVLTGRMQVRFVLPVSLLALFLLVAIVTAAYTIQYDRTYRALITWSGHLLLFCAAANGLRSRTSIAIVIGFLAITTIAESLWAVLHVMYVMPMQRAAVMKDPTLLQTYFDAHSITAELAARLESNRAYGSMLFANALACWLLTGVPLGIAATNGLYLRLSETLSRARETGKVAPESVTERTRVLFATLLVGAAAFVGITLYYIIYFTVSYGPTADMGAHMARWMFYCAALPSAITIAAWVFASRYGASALMFAVSMIVSTLFGLTAVYGLGATYSRGGMLACGGALIVLVLLMVQRKPAIQIQAAQHTVAILLVLASMLPLAHLAVAQQGTPPNAPQREQSGPNMKNLTVEGVNPSWDAMTDPNTALLRLGYWISGLRMFAAHPVTGVGLDNFPTAYPHYQVLGAGDVKYAHNDYLQCASETGIFGLLAFLGFWGYFAVSNARSILRETDRAMRWFRAGTFAGVIGFLLHSFVDFNFFNASLATLAVALAGVSFAFMPDSSTNASPRGRVLAVAVLALVAWTAYAGSRVSKADAALGREETRRVRLIAAELLLGDDQGRRNLSIPFEMKEQTVALLVDDAAARDTMGIVMMPNGPQSRRRAQPGEESHPEARRYMPPESRPAVHKAVLDAIPKWIARCEEADAAYPHDPDVSAHIVQWYDKLREYAPDQSERIRASDETIRWCEVCIERSPLQTAYYDALAKALWSRAELETSTKQLEYYDRAIENWRIRTEIYPVKPVVWREYAAKCIEYGKSRLDAGDSEPGQKLIDEGDRANKHADDLDAQIQKIALGRG